From the Manis javanica isolate MJ-LG chromosome 13, MJ_LKY, whole genome shotgun sequence genome, one window contains:
- the LOC108387282 gene encoding olfactory receptor 7E178-like → MSQQRGSSVQCPSSTEPQNLTRVSEFLLLGLSDDREWQPVLFGLFLSMYLVTVLGNLLIILAVGSDPHLHTPMYFFLCNLSLADLGFTSTTIPKMIADTQTHSGVISYAGCLTQMSFFMFFGCLDSLLLAVMAYDRLVAICHPLHYTAIMNPRLCGLLVSASFFTSLLVSQMHNSIVSQLTYFKDVEIAHFFCDPSQLLSLACSDTSTNNIVMYLVGAISGFLPISGILFSYYKIVSSVLRVPSASGKHKAFSTCGSHLSVVCLFYGTGLGVYLSSAVSLSPRNDAVASVVYTVVTPMLNPFIYSLRNRDIKAAMWKLFSKRV, encoded by the exons ATGTCCCAGCAAAGAGGCAGTTCTGTCCA gtgTCCAAGCTCCACAGAACCACAAAACCTAACACGTGTCTCAGaattcctcctcctgggcctgTCAGATGATCGGGAATGGCAGCCCGTCCTCTTCGGGCTGTTCCTGTCCATGTACCTGGTCACCGtcctggggaacctgctcatcatcctggccgtaggctctgacccccacctccacacccccatgtacttcttcctctgcaACCTGTCCTTGGCTGACCTTGGTTTCACCTCCACCACGATCCCCAAGATGATAGCGGACACCCAAACCCACAGTGGAGTCATCTCCTATGCAGGCTGCCTGACGCAGatgtctttttttatgttttttgggTGTTTGGACAGTCTTCTCTTGgccgtgatggcctatgaccggctggtggccatctgccaccccctGCACTACACGGCCATCATGAACCCCCGCCTCTGTGGCTTGTTGGTGTCGGCATCATTTTTCACCAGTCTTCTGGTCTCCCAGATGCACAATTCGATCGTATCTCAGCTCACCTATTTCAAGGATGTGGAAATTGCTCATTTCTTCTGTGACCCTTCTCAACTCCTCAGCCTCGCCTGTTCCGACACCTCCACCAATAACATAGTCATGTATCTTGTTGGTGCCATCTCCGGGTTTCTCCCTATCTCCGGGATCCTCTTCTCTTACTACAAAATTGTCTCCTCTGTTCTGAGAGTCCCCTCAGCAAGCGGGAAGcacaaagccttctccacctgtggctCTCACCTGTCAGTCGTGTGCTTATTTTATGGCACTGGTCTTGGGGTGTACCTCAGTTCGGCTGTCTCACTTTCTCCCAGGAATGATGCGGTGGCCTCGGTGGTGTACACTGTGGtcacccccatgctgaaccccttcatctacagcctgaggaacagggatATCAAAGCGGCCATGTGGAAGCTCTTCAGCAAAAGAGTCTAA
- the LOC108408778 gene encoding olfactory receptor 7E178-like yields MRDFVNGAWSLHVKTLFVNHLNSKYRQTVGYLETGSIYISFHLYFIRCLCYVEPQNLTGVVEFLLLGLTEDPELQPLLFGLFLSMYLVTILGNLLIILAVVSDPHLHTPMYFFLSILSLADLGFTSTTVPEMIFDIQTHNRIVSYVGCLIQLSFFNLFGCLDSVVLTVMAYDRFVAICHPLHHATIMNPRLCSLLVLLSLSISLLDSQLHCLMVSQLTFCTKVEIPQFFCDPPQLLKQSCDDISTNNIFTYLIGAIFGGVPISGILYSYYKIVSSILKVPSTSGKYKAFSTCGSHLSVVCLFYGTGLGVYLSSSVSHAPSKGAGASVVYTMVTPMLNPFIYSLRNRDLKGAMQKLLNRIAPS; encoded by the coding sequence ATGAGAGATTTTGTTAATGGGGCATGGTCCTTACATGTGAAAACTTTATTTGTGAATCATTTGAATTCAAAATATAGACAGACTGTTGGGTACCTGGAAACTGGTTCCATTTATATCAGCTTCCATCTTTATTTCATAAGGTGTCTCTGctatgtggaaccacaaaatcTAACAGGTGTCGTGgaattcctcctcctgggattgacAGAGGATCCAGAGCTGCAGCCCCTCCTCTTCGGGCTGTTCCTGTCCATGTACCTGGTCACCatcctggggaacctgctcatcatcctggccGTCGTctctgacccccacctccacacccccatgtacttcttcctctccattcTGTCCCTGGCTGACCTCGGTTTTACTTCTACCACAGTCCCAGAGATGATTTTTGACATTCAAACTCACAACAGAATTGTCTCCTATGTGGGTTGCCTGATTCAgttgtctttttttaatctttttggaTGTTTGGACAGTGTAGTCCTGACTGTCATGGCCTATGACCGGTTTGTAGCTATTTGTCACCCCCTGCACCATGCGACCATCATGAACCCCCGCCTCTGTAGCCTGCTGGTCCTGCTGTCTCTTTCGATCAGCCTTTTGGACTCCCAGCTGCACTGCCTGATGGTGTCACAACTTACCTTCTGCACAAAAGTGGAAATTCCTCAATTCTTCTGTGACCCTCCACAACTCCTCAAGCAGAGTTGTGATGATATCTCCACCAATAACATATTCACCTATCTTATTGGTGCCATCTTTGGGGGTGTTCCAATCTCAGGGATACTTTACTCTTACTACAAAATTGTTTCCTCCATTCTTAAAGTCCCATCAACAAGTGGGAAGtacaaagccttctccacctgtggctCTCACCTGTCAGTGGTTTGCTTGTTTTATGGCACAGGACTTGGGGTGTACCTCAGCTCAAGTGTCTCACATGCTCCCAGTAAGGGTGCAGGGGCCTCAGTGGTGTACACTATGGtcacccccatgctgaaccccttcatctacagcctgaggaacagggaccTCAAGGGGGCCATGCAGAAGCTCCTCAACAGAATAGCCCCATCTTAA